A single genomic interval of Croceibacter atlanticus HTCC2559 harbors:
- a CDS encoding acyl-CoA thioesterase translates to MFTKEFDIRWSDLDANRHLANSAFINFMSHTRMAYLIENGFGQKEMAKYNIGPVIFYEHIFYFREVLQGKPIKVSFEVGGVSEDGSLFKFVHNFYDSNGKNLATCDMLGCWMDLKERKMTTFPKELNHVLENAPKSADFKILTKEDTRAFGKLPKDLD, encoded by the coding sequence ATGTTTACAAAAGAATTTGATATAAGATGGAGCGATTTAGATGCGAATCGTCATTTAGCAAACTCTGCATTTATAAATTTTATGAGTCACACCAGAATGGCTTACCTAATTGAAAATGGTTTTGGCCAAAAAGAAATGGCTAAATATAATATTGGCCCAGTCATATTTTACGAACACATCTTTTACTTTAGAGAAGTATTACAAGGCAAACCTATTAAAGTATCTTTTGAGGTTGGTGGCGTTAGTGAAGATGGTTCACTTTTTAAATTTGTCCATAATTTTTACGATTCAAATGGAAAAAACTTAGCGACTTGCGATATGTTAGGATGCTGGATGGATCTTAAAGAACGTAAGATGACTACATTCCCAAAAGAACTTAACCATGTTCTAGAAAATGCTCCAAAATCTGCAGATTTTAAGATATTAACCAAAGAAGATACTAGAGCATTTGGAAAGTTGCCAAAAGATTTAGATTAA
- a CDS encoding alpha/beta fold hydrolase, with product MKNFILKILGFIINRTAPVFPSWNREFSFKLLCRVKRVGITEKGEAFFKKSIKHNFEINNQNVVLHKWGTGKKRLFFVHGWMSNSQRWQPYIDQLDLTEYTAYALDAQGHGLSDGNALNFEIYRKAIAASEKHIGHIHTMVCHSLGSMVTAYAFLVNTNLNVSSYVIMGAPSGMDAIFAYFKVMLGLSTKSIQNLLIKVNEVLKLPADRVTMAQFFKLIDKPILVIHETQDKVTPILPIQEGVKQNPDIKTFYTEGLGHNLESDIVVNAVLERIKLINKQPQETY from the coding sequence ATGAAGAATTTCATATTAAAAATATTAGGATTTATAATTAATAGAACAGCGCCTGTGTTCCCAAGTTGGAATAGGGAGTTTAGTTTTAAGTTGTTGTGTAGAGTAAAACGTGTAGGAATTACAGAAAAAGGAGAAGCGTTTTTTAAAAAAAGTATAAAACACAATTTTGAGATTAACAATCAAAATGTTGTGCTACATAAATGGGGCACAGGCAAAAAGCGTTTGTTTTTTGTTCATGGTTGGATGAGCAATTCACAACGTTGGCAGCCTTACATAGATCAACTCGATTTAACTGAATATACAGCGTACGCCTTAGATGCCCAAGGACACGGATTGTCTGATGGTAATGCTCTTAACTTTGAAATTTACCGTAAAGCAATTGCGGCTTCAGAAAAACATATAGGCCATATTCATACTATGGTTTGTCACTCATTAGGTAGTATGGTTACTGCGTATGCTTTTTTAGTAAACACCAACTTAAATGTAAGTAGCTATGTAATCATGGGTGCGCCTTCTGGGATGGATGCCATCTTCGCATACTTTAAAGTGATGTTGGGCCTGTCAACAAAATCAATTCAAAATTTATTAATAAAAGTAAATGAGGTTTTAAAACTTCCTGCAGATAGAGTGACAATGGCGCAATTCTTTAAATTGATAGATAAGCCAATCTTGGTTATTCATGAAACTCAAGATAAGGTAACACCAATATTACCAATACAGGAAGGCGTAAAACAAAACCCAGATATTAAAACATTTTACACAGAAGGTTTAGGACACAATCTTGAAAGTGATATTGTGGTAAACGCTGTGTTAGAAAGAATTAAATTAATTAATAAACAACCACAAGAAACCTACTAA
- a CDS encoding TetR/AcrR family transcriptional regulator: MRNATATKQKILIESANLFNTQGYKATSISDITKATGLTKGAIYRHFESKQDLEQQALRNLSRLLFSNLGSSIKEAKTFKTKFDAIFEFFENYMESPYYEGGCPLMNVAVEVDDSNSVLRQQAFNMLAQLRASIKVLFQNGIKNKQVKPDIDIEFYATIVISSLEGGIMMSKLERNKKAITHCVKHLEMVIQSVSL, encoded by the coding sequence ATGCGAAACGCAACAGCAACAAAACAAAAGATTTTAATAGAGAGCGCCAACCTGTTTAATACACAAGGTTACAAGGCCACCTCTATAAGTGATATTACTAAAGCAACTGGTCTTACAAAAGGTGCTATTTATAGGCATTTTGAAAGTAAGCAAGACTTAGAGCAACAGGCATTACGTAATTTATCTAGGCTGTTGTTTTCTAATTTAGGATCTAGCATAAAAGAAGCGAAAACTTTTAAAACAAAGTTTGATGCCATATTCGAATTTTTTGAGAATTATATGGAATCTCCTTATTATGAAGGTGGTTGTCCTCTTATGAATGTTGCTGTTGAGGTAGATGACTCTAACTCTGTATTAAGACAACAAGCATTTAATATGTTGGCGCAACTTAGAGCTTCTATTAAGGTACTTTTTCAAAACGGTATAAAAAACAAGCAGGTAAAACCAGATATAGATATAGAGTTTTATGCTACTATAGTTATATCTTCTTTAGAAGGAGGAATAATGATGAGTAAACTAGAACGAAATAAGAAAGCCATTACCCATTGCGTAAAACACCTTGAGATGGTTATACAATCTGTAAGTCTTTAA
- a CDS encoding SdpI family protein, protein MTNQDTWDSANTFSSIWMIRFAVFTFLVSGASYVLIPEYSALITVIVLVLLVVLILPLTESHLKRHYTKSGSPKSVVDEYDLPPTGVTSSEEE, encoded by the coding sequence ATGACTAATCAAGATACTTGGGATAGTGCAAATACATTTTCTTCAATATGGATGATACGCTTTGCGGTGTTTACATTTCTTGTAAGTGGCGCTAGTTATGTCTTAATTCCAGAGTATAGCGCATTAATAACTGTTATAGTTTTAGTGCTTTTAGTAGTTTTAATCTTACCTCTAACAGAATCTCACTTAAAAAGACACTACACAAAAAGTGGTAGCCCTAAAAGTGTAGTTGATGAATATGATTTACCTCCAACTGGAGTTACTAGTAGCGAAGAAGAGTAA
- a CDS encoding YicC/YloC family endoribonuclease: protein MIQSMTGFGKSTLQLPTKKISIEIKSLNSKSLDLNARMPNQYREKELDMRKLIASSLMRGKVDFSLYIETTSDDTTSAINSEVVKSYMQQLKQVVASDDTELLKMAIKMPDALKTVREEIDETEYDSILNTLKEALVEINRFRTDEGKALEDDFNLRISNIKNLLEEVIKIDPDRINQVKERLRKGIEELKESVDENRFEQELVYYIEKYDITEEKTRLDNHLSYFTETINSADSNGKKLGFISQEIGREINTIGSKSNYAPMQQLVVQMKDELEKIKEQLLNVL from the coding sequence ATGATTCAATCCATGACTGGCTTTGGCAAAAGCACATTACAATTGCCTACCAAAAAAATATCGATAGAGATTAAATCTCTTAATAGCAAGAGTTTAGACCTAAATGCTCGTATGCCTAACCAATATCGTGAAAAAGAGTTAGATATGCGTAAGCTTATTGCATCTTCACTAATGCGCGGAAAGGTAGACTTTAGCTTGTATATTGAAACTACATCAGATGATACGACTAGCGCTATTAACAGCGAGGTTGTAAAGTCTTATATGCAGCAACTTAAGCAAGTAGTAGCTTCTGATGATACAGAACTCTTAAAGATGGCTATAAAAATGCCAGATGCCCTAAAGACAGTTCGCGAAGAAATTGACGAGACAGAATACGACTCTATCTTAAATACTTTAAAAGAAGCCTTAGTTGAAATAAATAGATTTAGAACAGATGAAGGCAAAGCTTTAGAGGACGACTTTAATCTTCGAATTTCTAATATTAAGAATTTGCTTGAAGAGGTTATTAAGATAGATCCAGATCGTATAAACCAAGTTAAAGAACGCCTTCGAAAAGGAATTGAAGAGTTAAAAGAAAGCGTAGATGAAAACAGGTTTGAGCAAGAACTTGTTTACTATATTGAAAAATATGACATTACAGAGGAAAAAACGAGGTTAGACAACCACCTTTCTTATTTTACAGAAACTATAAATAGCGCAGACTCCAACGGAAAAAAGCTTGGTTTTATAAGTCAAGAAATTGGTCGTGAAATAAACACGATAGGATCTAAATCTAATTATGCACCAATGCAGCAACTTGTTGTTCAGATGAAGGATGAGCTGGAAAAAATTAAAGAACAACTACTAAACGTTTTGTAA
- the gmk gene encoding guanylate kinase, whose translation MSKGGKLIVFSAPSGSGKTTIVRHLLKHQSLNLEFSISATSREPRFGEQDGVHYYFLDLSEFKRRIKEDEFLEWEEVYRDNFYGTLKSEVERIWDEGKNVIFDIDVVGGLDIKEIYPEKTLAVFVKPPSIEELKIRLKKRKTETEDKINMRVAKASIELKTAPQFDHIILNDNLDVALTKAYNLVSDFVGADTNTTED comes from the coding sequence ATGAGCAAAGGAGGAAAACTCATAGTATTTTCGGCACCTTCTGGAAGTGGAAAAACTACTATAGTAAGACATTTATTAAAACACCAATCGTTAAATCTTGAGTTCTCCATTTCGGCAACATCAAGAGAGCCGCGCTTTGGCGAACAAGATGGTGTACATTATTACTTTCTAGATCTTTCAGAGTTTAAACGCCGAATTAAAGAAGACGAGTTTTTAGAATGGGAAGAAGTTTATAGAGATAACTTTTATGGCACACTAAAGTCTGAGGTAGAACGTATTTGGGACGAAGGCAAAAATGTAATATTTGATATTGATGTTGTTGGCGGCCTAGATATTAAAGAGATTTATCCAGAAAAAACACTTGCCGTTTTTGTAAAACCTCCAAGTATAGAGGAGCTTAAAATTAGACTTAAAAAACGCAAAACAGAAACAGAAGACAAGATTAATATGAGAGTTGCAAAAGCTTCAATAGAGCTAAAGACTGCACCACAATTTGATCATATTATACTTAATGATAATTTAGATGTTGCACTTACAAAAGCATATAATCTTGTTTCAGATTTTGTTGGCGCAGATACTAATACAACAGAAGACTAG
- the nadD gene encoding nicotinate (nicotinamide) nucleotide adenylyltransferase encodes MKTNKNIGLYFGTFNPIHIGHLAIANHMAEFSELDEIWLVVTPHNPFKKKSTLLDNHHRLEMVRLATEHYPKLKPSTVEFDLPQPNYTVNTLAVLEEKYPDYMFNLIMGEDNLKSLHKWKNYDVILERYGIFVYPRISEGVIEHQFKDHPKITKVKAPIMEISSTFIRSSIADKKNIRPLLPEHVWSYADEMNFYR; translated from the coding sequence GTGAAAACCAACAAGAATATAGGCTTGTATTTTGGGACATTTAACCCTATTCATATTGGGCATTTAGCTATTGCTAACCATATGGCAGAGTTTTCAGAATTGGATGAAATATGGTTAGTTGTTACACCTCACAATCCGTTTAAGAAGAAAAGTACGTTACTAGATAATCATCATAGATTAGAAATGGTGAGACTTGCAACAGAGCATTATCCTAAGCTTAAACCAAGTACTGTTGAGTTTGATTTACCACAACCAAATTATACTGTAAATACACTTGCTGTTTTAGAAGAAAAGTATCCAGATTACATGTTTAATTTAATTATGGGTGAGGATAATTTAAAAAGCCTTCATAAGTGGAAAAACTATGACGTGATTTTAGAGCGCTATGGTATTTTTGTTTACCCAAGAATTTCTGAAGGTGTTATAGAGCATCAATTTAAAGATCATCCTAAGATAACTAAAGTTAAAGCTCCTATTATGGAGATATCTTCAACATTCATAAGATCTTCAATTGCAGATAAGAAAAACATACGCCCATTATTACCAGAACACGTGTGGTCTTACGCAGATGAGATGAATTTTTATAGATAA
- the lysM gene encoding peptidoglycan-binding protein LysM, producing MGLFSFIKNAGAKVFGIGKTDKEEAAEAAAENAAKIKEANEKAASSMEETVSDLGLEAENLNVTIEGDTATITGKALDQATREKIVLVVGNTAGIAQVDDQMEVENKEPEAQFHTVEKGDSLSKIAKKYYGNAMKYPVIFEANKPMLTDPDKIYPGQVLRIPAQED from the coding sequence ATGGGATTATTTTCATTTATTAAAAATGCAGGAGCCAAAGTATTTGGTATAGGCAAAACAGACAAGGAAGAAGCTGCAGAAGCGGCTGCAGAAAACGCAGCTAAGATTAAAGAGGCTAATGAGAAGGCTGCAAGCTCTATGGAAGAAACAGTTAGTGACTTAGGCCTAGAGGCAGAAAACCTTAATGTAACTATTGAAGGTGATACGGCTACAATTACTGGTAAGGCTTTAGACCAAGCAACGCGAGAAAAAATTGTTCTTGTAGTAGGAAATACAGCAGGAATTGCTCAAGTAGACGATCAAATGGAAGTTGAAAATAAAGAGCCAGAAGCACAGTTTCATACTGTGGAAAAAGGTGACAGCTTAAGTAAGATTGCAAAAAAGTACTATGGTAATGCTATGAAATACCCAGTTATTTTTGAAGCTAATAAACCAATGCTTACAGATCCAGATAAAATTTATCCAGGACAAGTATTACGTATTCCTGCACAAGAAGATTAA
- a CDS encoding NAD(P)H-dependent glycerol-3-phosphate dehydrogenase: MNDEPKFAVIGGGSWATAIVKMLCENLNEVHWYMRSVYAIEHLKKMQHNPNYLSSVEFNTEQLKLSNDINEVINAADNLIFAVPSAFIYSELQELTIPLKDKKVFSAIKGIVPETGLIVGEHLNETYEIPFDNIGVITGPCHAEEVALERLSYLTVACANEDNAKFFAKYLTCDYINVKTSEDVTGTEYAAMLKNIYAIAAGIAHGLGYGDNFQSVLMSNAIREMKRFIKKVYKMKRNINDSAYLGDLLVTGYSVFSRNRMFGNMIGKGYTVKSAQMEMSMVAEGYYAAKSAYTINQDKKKKRAKTPIIDAVYSILYENKNPKKVFDKLAEKLD; the protein is encoded by the coding sequence ATGAATGACGAACCAAAATTTGCCGTAATTGGCGGCGGAAGCTGGGCAACAGCCATTGTAAAGATGCTTTGTGAAAATTTAAATGAGGTGCATTGGTATATGCGTAGCGTTTATGCTATAGAGCATTTAAAGAAAATGCAACATAACCCCAATTACTTAAGCTCTGTGGAGTTTAATACTGAGCAGCTAAAGTTAAGTAATGATATTAATGAAGTAATTAATGCGGCAGATAACCTAATCTTTGCTGTACCAAGTGCTTTTATATATAGTGAATTACAAGAGCTAACAATACCCTTAAAAGACAAGAAGGTATTTAGTGCCATAAAAGGAATTGTACCAGAAACTGGACTAATTGTAGGCGAACACTTAAATGAAACCTACGAAATCCCTTTTGATAATATAGGTGTAATTACAGGACCTTGTCATGCAGAAGAGGTTGCCTTAGAGCGTTTATCCTATTTAACAGTAGCTTGTGCTAATGAGGATAACGCAAAATTCTTTGCTAAATATTTAACGTGTGATTACATAAATGTAAAAACATCTGAAGATGTTACTGGAACAGAGTATGCTGCCATGCTAAAAAATATTTATGCTATTGCAGCAGGAATAGCTCACGGTTTAGGCTACGGAGATAATTTTCAGAGTGTCTTAATGAGTAATGCTATTCGCGAAATGAAGCGCTTTATTAAAAAAGTGTACAAAATGAAGCGAAATATTAACGACTCAGCTTATTTGGGAGATTTATTAGTAACAGGTTATTCTGTATTTAGTAGAAACAGAATGTTTGGTAATATGATTGGTAAAGGTTACACAGTAAAAAGTGCTCAAATGGAAATGAGTATGGTTGCTGAAGGTTATTACGCTGCAAAAAGTGCTTACACTATAAACCAAGACAAAAAGAAGAAAAGAGCTAAAACTCCTATAATAGACGCTGTTTACAGCATTTTATATGAAAACAAGAATCCTAAAAAGGTATTTGATAAGTTAGCCGAAAAATTAGACTAA
- a CDS encoding GbsR/MarR family transcriptional regulator — protein MSKLTREQEELIERFGVIQEQSGFAPASARVNALLTVSDKTSLTFDEIRETLQLSKSATSNAINNLLVLGRIGYKTQLGERKRYFYSKLDHWRTMFRKDILGLNDHVRVLEDILKARTKDTKSYNHELQDLVKFMEYFITESISLIDSWEPKEK, from the coding sequence ATGTCTAAACTAACTAGAGAACAGGAAGAATTAATAGAAAGATTTGGGGTTATCCAAGAACAATCTGGCTTTGCACCAGCATCTGCTAGAGTAAATGCACTCTTAACGGTTTCCGACAAAACAAGTTTAACGTTTGATGAAATACGAGAGACCTTACAATTAAGTAAAAGTGCTACGAGTAATGCTATAAATAACTTATTGGTATTAGGACGTATTGGCTACAAAACACAATTAGGTGAGAGGAAGCGCTATTTTTACTCTAAGTTAGATCATTGGAGAACTATGTTTAGAAAAGACATTTTGGGGCTTAATGATCATGTAAGAGTTTTAGAAGATATATTAAAGGCAAGGACTAAGGATACCAAAAGTTATAATCACGAACTTCAAGACTTGGTGAAATTTATGGAGTATTTTATAACAGAAAGTATAAGCCTTATAGACTCTTGGGAGCCAAAGGAAAAATAG
- a CDS encoding T9SS-dependent M36 family metallopeptidase, whose amino-acid sequence MKKNYSTQLLTCLLCFVFTLSGIAQDTNSIISTYISAHKKDLKLSGAITFHTNSIGNLSNKNYNVAYLQQTFNGIKVSNANATVVLKDNKVISFKHTFINNLETKLTGAATAPSLTPNQAGTAALSALGLTDLNHVQLLDFATKEDINALQLSQETLTAPLFYEKAANGNYVLTYEIIVKEPTPHWWLSKINVTTGELVSKYDLNISCNFNAPVVTDANPALNTHTTHKHVLNTNAPSVLSKKSTTHSNSYTNIQSDGAIYNAFPLRVETPIHGDRELLINPSLIATQPVDRPIPSPSGWHDLDGVLQTNTNGNNVAAYEDSDNSNSASSAGSLVDGGATLLFDFPLDLTQEPDVYQDATIVNLFVWNNYVHDVFYAYGFDEDNGNFQEEDYDRFTGFDIPLVTAHNGDGVAAEAQDGSGLNNANFATPADGGNPRMQMFLWGASPFGEFLNVYFSGDFDGLYASTRFPFVDIPRAEDPEVSGSLVVIEDDGAAYTGANGGTAGASPDTDDGCTSIVNAAALNGNIAVIRRGVCTFTTKIYNAEDAGAIGVIIVNNVEGEGPANGGGEATEPITIPTISISFEDGDPMINALNNGESITGRIIDNGPLADLVMKDGDLDQGIIAHEYGHGISTRLVGGRNNSNCLLSLAFEEQMGEGWSDFFALVMTQKLTDTAEQPRGIGTYVLGQDVLGSGIRPARYSTDFSVNDYTYEDLGNAEITVPHGIGFIWSTIIWDMYWAFIDEYGFDADMYYGTGGNNMALQLVMDGLKLQTCGNVGFVDGRDAILMADEALYDGANECLIRSVFARRGVGALAFQGTAISRMDQVPDFTISDPLGTDCEAVLASQDLNKTLFTVYPNPASHQIHINSNKNSGLANVEVYDVNGRKVISKNIDLVNTATLNTAKLETGIYVLQINTDNATYTQKVIIQ is encoded by the coding sequence ATGAAAAAAAACTATTCTACTCAATTACTTACTTGTCTCTTATGTTTTGTTTTTACTCTAAGTGGTATTGCGCAAGATACTAACTCAATTATATCAACATACATCTCTGCCCATAAGAAAGACCTTAAATTGTCTGGCGCTATTACTTTTCACACAAATAGTATTGGCAATCTATCTAACAAAAATTACAATGTTGCATACCTACAACAAACCTTTAACGGTATAAAAGTTTCTAATGCCAATGCAACTGTTGTTTTAAAAGATAATAAGGTCATTAGTTTTAAGCATACGTTTATAAATAATTTAGAAACCAAATTAACCGGTGCCGCAACAGCACCTAGCTTAACACCAAATCAAGCTGGAACTGCCGCACTTAGTGCTTTGGGACTTACAGATCTAAATCATGTACAGCTCTTAGATTTTGCTACAAAAGAAGACATCAATGCTCTGCAATTATCTCAAGAAACCCTAACTGCACCATTATTTTATGAGAAAGCAGCCAATGGGAATTACGTGTTAACTTATGAGATTATCGTCAAGGAGCCTACGCCGCATTGGTGGTTGTCTAAAATTAATGTTACTACTGGTGAATTAGTTTCAAAATACGACCTTAATATATCGTGTAACTTTAATGCGCCTGTTGTAACAGATGCAAATCCAGCTCTAAATACTCACACAACTCACAAACACGTTTTAAACACTAATGCTCCATCTGTACTATCTAAAAAAAGTACAACACATAGTAATTCTTATACTAATATTCAAAGTGATGGTGCTATTTATAATGCTTTTCCGTTAAGGGTAGAGACACCAATCCATGGTGATAGAGAGTTATTAATAAATCCATCTTTAATTGCTACACAACCTGTTGATAGGCCCATACCATCTCCAAGTGGGTGGCACGATTTAGACGGTGTACTACAAACCAATACTAACGGTAATAATGTTGCTGCCTATGAAGATTCTGACAACTCAAACTCTGCTTCTTCTGCCGGTTCTTTAGTGGATGGTGGTGCAACCTTATTATTCGATTTTCCTTTAGATCTTACTCAAGAACCAGATGTGTATCAAGACGCTACAATTGTTAACCTATTTGTTTGGAATAATTATGTACACGATGTGTTTTACGCATATGGTTTTGATGAAGACAACGGAAACTTTCAAGAAGAAGATTATGACCGTTTTACAGGGTTTGACATTCCATTAGTTACAGCGCACAATGGTGATGGTGTAGCTGCAGAAGCACAAGATGGTAGCGGCTTAAACAATGCTAATTTTGCTACACCTGCAGATGGTGGTAATCCAAGAATGCAAATGTTTTTATGGGGCGCATCACCTTTTGGAGAGTTTCTTAATGTATACTTTTCTGGAGATTTTGATGGTTTATACGCATCTACAAGATTTCCTTTTGTAGATATTCCTCGTGCAGAAGATCCTGAAGTTAGCGGAAGTTTAGTAGTTATTGAAGATGATGGTGCTGCCTACACTGGTGCTAATGGAGGTACTGCTGGAGCTAGTCCAGATACAGATGATGGTTGTACTAGTATTGTTAATGCTGCTGCGCTAAATGGAAACATTGCAGTAATTAGAAGAGGTGTCTGCACATTTACTACTAAAATTTATAATGCTGAAGATGCTGGAGCAATAGGCGTAATTATAGTTAATAATGTAGAAGGTGAAGGTCCTGCAAATGGCGGTGGAGAAGCTACAGAGCCAATTACAATTCCTACTATATCTATCTCTTTTGAAGATGGTGATCCTATGATAAATGCTCTTAACAATGGAGAATCTATTACGGGTCGTATAATTGACAATGGTCCTTTAGCAGACTTAGTAATGAAGGATGGCGATTTAGATCAAGGTATTATTGCACATGAATATGGGCACGGTATATCTACCCGATTAGTAGGTGGAAGAAATAACTCCAACTGTCTTTTAAGCTTGGCATTCGAAGAGCAAATGGGTGAAGGCTGGAGCGATTTCTTTGCGTTGGTAATGACACAAAAATTAACAGATACAGCAGAACAACCAAGAGGAATAGGAACATATGTACTAGGTCAAGATGTTTTAGGATCTGGTATAAGACCAGCACGTTATTCTACAGATTTTTCAGTAAATGATTACACATATGAAGATTTAGGAAATGCAGAAATTACGGTACCACACGGTATAGGTTTTATATGGTCTACCATTATTTGGGATATGTATTGGGCATTTATTGACGAGTATGGGTTTGATGCAGATATGTATTATGGTACTGGCGGAAACAATATGGCATTACAATTAGTAATGGACGGCTTAAAACTACAAACTTGTGGTAATGTAGGATTTGTTGATGGTCGAGATGCAATACTTATGGCAGATGAGGCTTTGTATGATGGTGCTAATGAATGTTTAATACGTTCAGTTTTTGCTAGAAGAGGTGTTGGTGCACTTGCATTTCAAGGAACTGCTATAAGTAGAATGGACCAAGTACCAGATTTTACTATTAGTGATCCATTAGGTACAGATTGCGAAGCCGTATTAGCATCGCAAGATTTAAACAAAACTCTATTTACAGTGTATCCTAATCCTGCATCTCACCAGATACACATTAACTCAAATAAAAATAGTGGCTTAGCCAATGTTGAAGTTTATGATGTAAACGGTCGTAAGGTAATTAGTAAAAATATTGATCTTGTAAACACAGCTACTTTAAACACAGCTAAATTAGAGACTGGAATTTACGTGTTACAGATAAACACAGATAACGCTACATATACGCAGAAGGTTATTATACAATAA
- the pheS gene encoding phenylalanine--tRNA ligase subunit alpha, which yields MLDKIKAYIKEVEAFEAKTEAEIEEFRIKYLGKKGLLNQYFSEFKNVANEEKKEFGQAINQWKNAAQDRVNALKDAVESTVDDNGKYGDLSRPGEPIEIGARHPISLVKNRIIEVFSNIGFNVSDGPEIEDDWHNFTALNFTEHHPARDMQDTFFVEKDPDVVLRTHTSGVQVRYMENNKPPIRTISPGRVYRNEAISARSHCFFHQVEGLYVDKGVSFADLKQTLQYFTTEMFGKSKIRLRPSYFPFTEPSAEVDVYWGLETETDYRMTKGTGWLEIMGCGMVDPNVLKNSGIDPEEYSGFAFGMGIDRIALLLHQIPDIRMLSENDVRFLEQFKSVL from the coding sequence ATGTTAGATAAGATTAAAGCCTATATTAAAGAAGTTGAAGCTTTTGAAGCTAAAACTGAAGCAGAAATTGAAGAATTTAGAATTAAATACCTTGGTAAGAAAGGTCTTTTAAATCAATATTTCTCCGAGTTCAAAAATGTGGCTAACGAAGAAAAGAAAGAATTTGGCCAAGCTATTAATCAATGGAAAAATGCTGCTCAAGATAGAGTAAACGCTTTAAAAGATGCAGTAGAGTCTACTGTAGATGATAATGGGAAATACGGTGATTTATCCAGACCTGGTGAGCCGATAGAGATTGGTGCACGTCATCCTATTTCTTTAGTTAAGAATAGAATTATCGAAGTGTTTTCAAACATTGGCTTTAATGTTTCTGATGGTCCAGAAATAGAAGACGATTGGCACAATTTTACTGCATTAAATTTTACAGAACATCATCCTGCCAGAGATATGCAGGATACTTTCTTTGTAGAAAAAGATCCAGACGTTGTTTTACGTACACACACATCTGGTGTGCAAGTACGTTACATGGAAAATAACAAACCGCCTATTCGAACAATATCACCTGGTAGAGTTTATAGAAACGAAGCTATATCTGCACGCTCACATTGTTTCTTTCATCAAGTAGAAGGGTTGTATGTAGATAAAGGCGTATCCTTTGCAGATTTAAAGCAAACATTACAGTATTTCACTACAGAAATGTTTGGGAAGTCTAAAATAAGACTTCGTCCTAGTTACTTCCCATTTACAGAACCAAGTGCAGAAGTAGATGTATATTGGGGATTAGAAACAGAGACAGACTACCGAATGACTAAAGGTACAGGTTGGTTAGAAATTATGGGTTGTGGTATGGTAGATCCAAACGTTTTAAAAAATAGCGGAATAGACCCAGAAGAGTATTCTGGTTTCGCTTTTGGTATGGGTATAGATAGAATAGCATTGTTGCTACATCAAATTCCAGATATTAGAATGCTAAGTGAAAATGATGTACGCTTCTTAGAACAGTTTAAAAGCGTCTTATAA